CTTCCCTGCGGGTGATGTCGCTGTGACAACGAGGAACGACGCCCTGCGCAGGCTCGCGGCGGCGGAATCGCTCCTCGTCTGCCTTGACTTCGACGGCACGCTCGCCGAGCTTGCCACCGATCCCTACGCCGTGCGGACGCACCCGACGGCGCTGCGGGCACTGACGGTGCTGAGCGAGACACCGAGTACGACGGTCGCGGTGCTGTCCGGGCGCCACCTGGATGGGCTGCGTCGGGTCTTTCCGCTGGGCGATCCCGTTGTCCTGGTCGGGTCCCACGGCGCCGAGCCAACGCAGGGTGCGGTGACCCTCAGCGAGGGCGACACCGCTTACCTCGACCGAATCCAGGACGTCCTGGAGGAACTCGCGCAGCCGCCCGCCTACGTAGAGGTCAAGCCGTACCAGCGCGTCCTCCACGTCGCGCCCCTGGCGGAGCGGGATAGCGCCGCCGCCGAGGCACTGTTGGCGCGGGCGGCGCGGATTGATACCGGGGGCCGCCCGGTGACGGAAGGGCGCAACGTCGTTGAGTTCTCGGCGGTGGATGTGACCAAGGGCAGCTGGCTGGCGCGCTTCAAACAGGGCTTCGACGCCACTCTCTTCGCCGGGGACGACACGACCGACGAGTCGGCGCTTTCCGCACTGGGGCCGCGGGATGTGGGGATCAAAGTTGGGCC
The nucleotide sequence above comes from Corynebacterium capitovis DSM 44611. Encoded proteins:
- the otsB gene encoding trehalose-phosphatase — protein: MTTRNDALRRLAAAESLLVCLDFDGTLAELATDPYAVRTHPTALRALTVLSETPSTTVAVLSGRHLDGLRRVFPLGDPVVLVGSHGAEPTQGAVTLSEGDTAYLDRIQDVLEELAQPPAYVEVKPYQRVLHVAPLAERDSAAAEALLARAARIDTGGRPVTEGRNVVEFSAVDVTKGSWLARFKQGFDATLFAGDDTTDESALSALGPRDVGIKVGPKPTVAPLRVARVEDMAAFLSDLARERRRYAPE